One region of Termitidicoccus mucosus genomic DNA includes:
- a CDS encoding helix-turn-helix domain-containing protein: MKLPAHRKLKGRNLIGRNLQRIRYAHDPAITLDDLVARLEIRGLFLSKSTLSKIENRQRVVLDFEVLEIAEALRVPITQLYGQK, translated from the coding sequence TTGAAGCTGCCCGCACACAGGAAACTCAAAGGCCGCAATCTCATCGGCCGGAACTTACAGAGGATCCGTTATGCCCATGATCCGGCAATCACGCTGGATGATTTGGTTGCCCGCCTGGAAATCCGCGGGCTTTTTCTGAGCAAATCCACCCTTTCCAAGATCGAAAACCGGCAGCGTGTCGTCCTGGATTTCGAGGTCTTGGAAATAGCCGAGGCCCTGCGCGTCCCGATCACGCAGCTATACGGTCAAAAGTGA